The Lycium barbarum isolate Lr01 chromosome 9, ASM1917538v2, whole genome shotgun sequence genome has a segment encoding these proteins:
- the LOC132610558 gene encoding uncharacterized protein LOC132610558, translating into MEAEGQRTSSNPSAVLAALLSKRAKLHDDLRNLEKQVYDMETIYLQDPSQCGNVLKGFEGFLSSSKSTSFLKRSRKFQPEDRLFSLSSVTSPAAEEQALGRDGGGMSANGQGRQRKGRGGPRDAKRMRHSSEPDYDYEDDPDLM; encoded by the exons ATGGAAGCCGAAG GGCAACGAACATCCTCAAATCCCTCTGCAGTTCTTGCTGCTCTGTTGTCCAAACGAGCCAAACTTCATGATGATCTCCGAAACCTCGAAAAACAG GTTTATGATATGGAGACTATTTACCTACAGGATCCTAGTCAATGTGGAAATGTACTAAAAGGTTTTGAAGGATTTTTATCTTCGTCTAAGAGCACCAGCTT CTTGAAACGATCCAGGAAGTTTCAACCTGAAGATAGACTATTTTCTTTATCGTCTGTCACCTCACCGGCA GCTGAGGAACAAGCTCTTGGTCGGGATGGTGGAGGGATGTCTGCCAATGGACA AGGTAGACAAAGGAAGGGCAGGGGAGGTCCAAGAGATGCAAAGAGAATGAGGCATTCAAGTGAACCAGACTATGATTATGAAGATGATCCAGATCTAATGTAA
- the LOC132610561 gene encoding low affinity inorganic phosphate transporter 1-like, whose protein sequence is MAGDMKVLNALDLAKTQWYHFTAIIIAGMGFFTDAYDLFCISLVTKLLGRIYYRVDGSPKPGSLPPNVSAAVNGVAFCGALAGQLFFGWLGDKMGRKKAYGMTLMLMCFCSIASGLSFSGEPKTVLATLCFFRFWLGFGIGGDYPLSATIMSEYANKKTRGAFIAAVFAMQGFGILASGMFAIIISAAFQASFKAPAYEVDVLGSTVPQADYVWRIIVMVGALPALLTYYWRMKMPETARYTALVAKNIQKATADMEKVMQVDIGTEPAVSANTAVMSSNEFGLFTKQFLSRHGLHLLGTTSTWFLLDIAYYSQNLFQKDIFSAIGWIPAAKTMNAIEEVYKIARAQTLIALCSTVPGYWFTVFLIDRIGRFTIQLLGFSMMTAFMFALAIPYNHWTHPGNHIGFVVLYSLTFFFANFGPNATTFIVPAEIFPARLRSTCHGISAAAGKLGAMVGAFGFLYLAQSRDKTKADAGYPAGIGVRNSLIVLGVVNLLGTFFTFLVPESNGKSLEEMSRENEDEAGTEVENHPFNNRTAPV, encoded by the coding sequence ATGGCAGGCGATATGAAGGTTTTGAATGCGCTTGATTTGGCCAAAACACAATGGTATCACTTCACAGCAATCATAATAGCTGGCATGGGATTTTTCACCGATGCCTACGATCTGTTCTGCATCTCTCTAGTCACTAAGTTGCTTGGCCGCATTTACTACCGTGTGGATGGCTCTCCAAAGCCTGGTTCACTACCTCCCAATGTCTCCGCCGCTGTCAACGGTGTCGCCTTCTGTGGTGCCCTTGCAGGACAACTCTTCTTTGGCTGGCTTGGTGACAAAATGGGCAGGAAGAAAGCCTATGGCATGACCCTTATGCTCATGTGTTTTTGTTCTATTGCTTCTGGCCTTTCTTTCAGTGGGGAGCCTAAGACTGTATTGGCCACCCTCTGCTTCTTTCGCTTCTGGCTTGGTTTTGGAATTGGTGGTGATTACCCGCTTTCTGCTACTATCATGTCTGAATATGCCAACAAAAAGACTAGGGGTGCCTTCATTGCTGCTGTTTTCGCCATGCAAGGATTTGGGATTCTAGCAAGTGGTATGTTTGCCATCATTATCTCTGCTGCATTTCAGGCTAGTTTCAAGGCGCCAGCATATGAAGTGGATGTGCTTGGTTCAACGGTTCCTCAAGCAGATTATGTGTGGAGGATCATAGTGATGGTTGGCGCACTTCCTGCTCTTCTCACTTACTACTGGAGGATGAAGATGCCTGAAACTGCTCGTTACACTGCTCTCGTTGCCAAGAATATTCAGAAAGCTACTGCAGATATGGAAAAGGTTATGCAGGTTGACATTGGGACAGAGCCTGCAGTTTCTGCTAATACTGCTGTAATGTCCAGCAATGAATTTGGTTTGTTCACGAAACAATTTCTTAGTCGACATGGACTTCACTTGCTTGGCACAACCAGCACATGGTTTCTGCTTGACATTGCATACTACAGCCAAAATTTGTTCCAAAAGGACATCTTCAGTGCCATTGGTTGGATTCCTGCTGCCAAGACTATGAATGCAATTGAAGAGGTTTACAAGATTGCAAGGGCACAAACTCTTATCGCTCTCTGCAGTACCGTGCCTGGCTACTGGTTCACAGTGTTCCTCATTGACAGAATTGGCAGGTTTACCATTCAGTTGCTTGGTTTCTCAATGATGACAGCGTTCATGTTTGCTTTGGCCATTCCTTACAACCACTGGACTCACCCTGGAAACCATATTGGATTCGTGGTCTTGTATTCACTGACCTTCTTCTTTGCCAACTTTGGACCCAACGCCACTACATTTATCGTGCCAGCTGAGATTTTCCCTGCTAGATTGCGCTCGACTTGCCATGGAATATCAGCTGCAGCTGGAAAATTAGGGGCGATGGTGGGAGCATTCGGGTTCCTGTATTTGGCTCAGTCACGAGACAAGACCAAGGCTGATGCAGGGTATCCTGCTGGAATTGGAGTGAGGAATTCACTCATTGTTCTTGGGGTAGTCAACCTTCTGGGAACATTTTTCACTTTCTTGGTTCCAGAATCCAACGGGAAGTCACTGGAAGAGATGTCAAGGGAAAATGAGGACGAGGCAGGAACAGAAGTGGAGAATCATCCATTTAATAACAGGACTGCTCCTGTGTAA
- the LOC132610562 gene encoding actin-depolymerizing factor-like — MSFRFRGPHASSGMGVADHGKNAFLELKRKKVHRYVIFKIDEKKKEVVVEKTGTSAESFDDFTASLPENDCRYAVYDFDFVTSENCQKSKIFFVHWSPATSCIRAKMLYATSKDAFKRELDGFHYEIQATDPTEVDLEVLKDRAH; from the exons ATGTCTTTCAGATTCAGAGGG CCGCATGCTTCTTCGGGCATGGGTGTGGCTGATCACGGCAAAAATGCATTCTTGGAGCTGAAGAGGAAGAAGGTTCATAGATACGTGATATTCAAAATCGACGAAAAGAAGAAAGAGGTTGTTGTTGAGAAAACTGGCACCTCTGCTGAAAGCTTTGATGATTTTACTGCTTCTTTGCCAGAAAACGATTGTCGATATGCGGTGTATGACTTTGATTTTGTGACTTCTGAGAATTGCCAGAAGAGCAAGATATTCTTTGTTCATTG GTCTCCTGCAACATCCTGTATTCGTGCGAAGATGCTTTACGCCACCTCCAAAGACGCATTTAAAAGAGAGCTGGATGGTTTTCATTACGAGATTCAGGCTACTGATCCCACCGAAGTTGATCTTGAAGTGCTTAAAGACCGTGCTCATTGA